Proteins encoded by one window of Glycine soja cultivar W05 chromosome 15, ASM419377v2, whole genome shotgun sequence:
- the LOC114387625 gene encoding uncharacterized protein LOC114387625 isoform X2 — MPMMTLAKRMALFMQITEVSSTVAHEQLDKHGGNLCKALKGFLEEGSIDIPSEEELDLAINTPQDDSPGASNQNPLSQSSASPVSPRRKSLGQRMKEAYKAWKKKNAGASSSQQKDVPKIPLSPTQKEQGPNLGRHPTFSSLKGANDPDLLNEDPAITERKAKEREAYHERICRDYRNIERVIRISVILPDKLRIARIFSKREKLEEVFEFVNIVGLGESLSTAYRLVTESPRRCYSIEDGSSTLDEIGFGNGGTFYVEKI, encoded by the exons ATGCCGATGATGACGTTGGCGAAAAGGATGGCATTATTCATGCAAATCACTGAAGTATCGTCGACCGTCGCACATGAGCAATTAGAT AAACATGGAGGCAATCTTTGTAAAGCTCTTAAAGGCTTTCTTGAAGAGGGTTCGATCGA CATCCCAAGTGAAGAAGAGCTAGATCTTGCAATTAACACCCCACAAGATGATAGCCCTGGCGCAAGTAATCAAAACCCTTTATCTCAATCAAGCGCCTCACCTGTTTCCCCAAGGAGAAAGTCACTGGGGCAAAGGATGAAGGAAGCTTATAAAGCATGGAAAAAGAAGAATGCGGGAGCTTCTTCGTCGCAGCAAAAGGATGTTCCCAAA ATTCCTCTAAGTCCTACTCAGAAAGAACAAGGACCTAATTTGGGCCGGCATCCAACTTTCTCGTCCTTGAAG GGCGCTAACGATCCAGACCTACTGAACGAAGACCCTGCGATTACTGAAAGAAAAGCTAAAGAACGAGAGGCGTACCATGAAAGAATTTGCAGG GATTATAGGAATATTGAACGAGTAATTCGGATTTCTGTTATCTTGCCAGACAAACTTCGCATTGCCCGTATCTTCtccaaaagagaaaaacttgAG GAAGTCTTTGAGTTCGTAAACATTGTTGGATTAGGAGAATCTTTGTCTACGGCCTATAGACTT GTAACGGAATCCCCACGTCGTTGTTACAGTATTGAAGATGGCTCGTCAACCTTGGATGAAATAGGCTTTGGCAACGGTGGAACTTTCTATGTGGAGAAGATTTAG
- the LOC114387625 gene encoding uncharacterized protein LOC114387625 isoform X1, translating to MSHFTFSHSLTFSILSFFLLFFVCSYDTCNIVTTHFNFFFSCIFLIFFLSFCLIGLQKHGGNLCKALKGFLEEGSIDIPSEEELDLAINTPQDDSPGASNQNPLSQSSASPVSPRRKSLGQRMKEAYKAWKKKNAGASSSQQKDVPKIPLSPTQKEQGPNLGRHPTFSSLKGANDPDLLNEDPAITERKAKEREAYHERICRDYRNIERVIRISVILPDKLRIARIFSKREKLEEVFEFVNIVGLGESLSTAYRLVTESPRRCYSIEDGSSTLDEIGFGNGGTFYVEKI from the exons ATGTCCCACTTCACATTCTCCCACTCTCTcactttttctattctttcttttttcctcctCTTTTTCGTTTGTAGTTACGATACATGCAATATTGTAACTactcactttaatttttttttttcgtgcatttttttaatattttttctgagTTTTTGTTTAATTGGTCTGCAGAAACATGGAGGCAATCTTTGTAAAGCTCTTAAAGGCTTTCTTGAAGAGGGTTCGATCGA CATCCCAAGTGAAGAAGAGCTAGATCTTGCAATTAACACCCCACAAGATGATAGCCCTGGCGCAAGTAATCAAAACCCTTTATCTCAATCAAGCGCCTCACCTGTTTCCCCAAGGAGAAAGTCACTGGGGCAAAGGATGAAGGAAGCTTATAAAGCATGGAAAAAGAAGAATGCGGGAGCTTCTTCGTCGCAGCAAAAGGATGTTCCCAAA ATTCCTCTAAGTCCTACTCAGAAAGAACAAGGACCTAATTTGGGCCGGCATCCAACTTTCTCGTCCTTGAAG GGCGCTAACGATCCAGACCTACTGAACGAAGACCCTGCGATTACTGAAAGAAAAGCTAAAGAACGAGAGGCGTACCATGAAAGAATTTGCAGG GATTATAGGAATATTGAACGAGTAATTCGGATTTCTGTTATCTTGCCAGACAAACTTCGCATTGCCCGTATCTTCtccaaaagagaaaaacttgAG GAAGTCTTTGAGTTCGTAAACATTGTTGGATTAGGAGAATCTTTGTCTACGGCCTATAGACTT GTAACGGAATCCCCACGTCGTTGTTACAGTATTGAAGATGGCTCGTCAACCTTGGATGAAATAGGCTTTGGCAACGGTGGAACTTTCTATGTGGAGAAGATTTAG
- the LOC114387625 gene encoding uncharacterized protein LOC114387625 isoform X3, which translates to MSHFTFSHSLTFSILSFFLLFFVCSYDTCNIVTTHFNFFFSCIFLIFFLSFCLIGLQKHGGNLCKALKGFLEEGSIDIPSEEELDLAINTPQDDSPGASNQNPLSQSSASPVSPRRKSLGQRMKEAYKAWKKKNAGASSSQQKDVPKIPLSPTQKEQGPNLGRHPTFSSLKGANDPDLLNEDPAITERKAKEREAYHERICRDYRNIERVIRISVILPDKLRIARIFSKREKLESLSS; encoded by the exons ATGTCCCACTTCACATTCTCCCACTCTCTcactttttctattctttcttttttcctcctCTTTTTCGTTTGTAGTTACGATACATGCAATATTGTAACTactcactttaatttttttttttcgtgcatttttttaatattttttctgagTTTTTGTTTAATTGGTCTGCAGAAACATGGAGGCAATCTTTGTAAAGCTCTTAAAGGCTTTCTTGAAGAGGGTTCGATCGA CATCCCAAGTGAAGAAGAGCTAGATCTTGCAATTAACACCCCACAAGATGATAGCCCTGGCGCAAGTAATCAAAACCCTTTATCTCAATCAAGCGCCTCACCTGTTTCCCCAAGGAGAAAGTCACTGGGGCAAAGGATGAAGGAAGCTTATAAAGCATGGAAAAAGAAGAATGCGGGAGCTTCTTCGTCGCAGCAAAAGGATGTTCCCAAA ATTCCTCTAAGTCCTACTCAGAAAGAACAAGGACCTAATTTGGGCCGGCATCCAACTTTCTCGTCCTTGAAG GGCGCTAACGATCCAGACCTACTGAACGAAGACCCTGCGATTACTGAAAGAAAAGCTAAAGAACGAGAGGCGTACCATGAAAGAATTTGCAGG GATTATAGGAATATTGAACGAGTAATTCGGATTTCTGTTATCTTGCCAGACAAACTTCGCATTGCCCGTATCTTCtccaaaagagaaaaacttgAG TCTTTGAGTTCGTAA